One Maribacter dokdonensis DSW-8 genomic region harbors:
- a CDS encoding S24 family peptidase, protein MNNLENILIKKSENSHRVKRPTQTGFSSPATHYAEPRIDLNEVLVTNSSATFFIRVVDDEHNEVGINTNDVLIVDKSIIPKRNQFALATVEDSFKIIKIDETSLSELNIWGTITYIIKSTL, encoded by the coding sequence ATGAATAACTTGGAAAATATTTTAATCAAAAAATCTGAAAATAGCCATCGTGTTAAAAGACCAACACAAACAGGTTTCTCTAGTCCGGCAACACATTATGCAGAGCCTAGAATAGACCTGAACGAAGTTTTGGTAACCAATTCATCGGCTACTTTTTTTATAAGGGTAGTGGATGATGAACATAATGAGGTAGGGATAAATACAAATGATGTTTTAATTGTAGATAAATCCATTATCCCAAAAAGAAATCAATTTGCATTAGCTACTGTAGAAGATAGTTTTAAAATTATAAAAATTGATGAAACTTCATTATCTGAATTAAATATATGGGGTACAATAACATATATAATTAAATCTACTTTATGA